In one Streptomyces sp. T12 genomic region, the following are encoded:
- a CDS encoding non-ribosomal peptide synthetase — MTTLRNPWSRCTPVDREVIEQLQGETRSVAADEVLRRLREHYRDAGTRIAVVDGARSWTYAELGQRVFGLARRLSEQFSLDTTDHSRVFGVAVDRSPELLLAVHAVALTGSAYCPVGPSDPPQWQLDVSGTSGATAVLVADDTGRNLFANAFSIGMGGHVEADLEPWAVGMHSTSQVIFTSGSTGRPKGVICTHGGFANRIRWMQETFPLQATDRVALKTPITFDVAGWEMFWPQYAGAGTVVVPPGAHTSPEALTSIFNEHRVTVAHFVPSMLRMWLRADGARRCPDLRMVFSSGEALDTALVEEFTRQSTAELHNLYGPTEAAIDVTHYPASRLARQPVPIGRPITNTRIYILDQDGLVCPVGERGEIHIQGAGVASGYLGAGEEDDARFRSVLPEAPRGWGTFRTGDLGRYTDDGQIEYCGRLDGQLKIRGQRVEPAEAEHALRRHGQVLDAHVRAHLSGSGRLLLVAYVVVDAAYSMTDPVGELHKYLMERLPARSVPSKLVLLDSLPLTGHGKVDTSRLPTPGRARPDLKSEYQEPREPLEQVIARIWAHVLDLDEVGVNDNFHDLGGDSLAAVEISFILTERLGLDYDDPLIPRILMDGDTVARSAVIAAEAGIPQ, encoded by the coding sequence ATGACCACGCTGAGGAACCCTTGGAGTCGCTGCACGCCTGTTGACCGTGAGGTCATCGAGCAGCTGCAAGGGGAGACACGATCCGTCGCGGCCGACGAGGTTCTGCGGCGCTTGCGGGAGCACTACCGCGATGCGGGCACTCGCATAGCCGTGGTGGACGGCGCACGCTCCTGGACGTATGCCGAACTGGGACAGCGGGTCTTCGGCCTCGCCCGACGCCTCAGCGAGCAGTTCTCCCTTGATACGACAGATCACAGCCGGGTGTTCGGGGTAGCCGTCGACCGCTCACCCGAACTGCTCCTCGCCGTCCACGCCGTGGCGTTGACGGGGTCGGCATACTGCCCCGTGGGCCCGAGCGATCCACCGCAGTGGCAGCTGGACGTCTCCGGCACAAGCGGCGCGACCGCCGTCCTCGTTGCCGACGACACAGGTCGCAACCTCTTCGCCAACGCCTTCTCCATCGGCATGGGCGGCCACGTCGAAGCGGACCTTGAGCCGTGGGCCGTCGGGATGCACAGCACCTCCCAGGTCATCTTCACCTCGGGGTCGACCGGTCGGCCCAAGGGCGTGATCTGCACCCACGGAGGTTTCGCCAACCGGATACGGTGGATGCAGGAGACCTTTCCGTTGCAGGCCACCGATCGAGTCGCCCTCAAGACACCCATCACTTTTGACGTCGCCGGCTGGGAGATGTTCTGGCCGCAGTACGCCGGTGCGGGGACGGTGGTCGTGCCACCCGGTGCTCACACCTCACCGGAAGCGTTGACCTCGATCTTCAACGAACACCGGGTGACCGTCGCTCACTTCGTGCCCTCCATGCTCCGGATGTGGCTGCGCGCGGACGGTGCACGCCGGTGCCCGGACCTGCGCATGGTCTTCTCCAGCGGGGAGGCGCTCGACACTGCCCTGGTGGAGGAGTTCACCCGCCAGTCCACGGCCGAACTCCACAACCTGTACGGGCCCACAGAGGCCGCCATCGACGTGACGCACTATCCCGCGAGCCGCCTTGCCCGCCAACCGGTTCCGATCGGGCGCCCGATCACCAACACCCGCATCTACATCCTGGACCAAGACGGGTTGGTGTGTCCCGTTGGAGAGCGGGGCGAGATCCACATCCAGGGCGCGGGCGTGGCATCCGGTTACCTCGGAGCCGGAGAGGAGGACGACGCGCGCTTCCGGTCCGTCCTCCCTGAAGCACCCCGAGGGTGGGGAACGTTTCGTACAGGCGATTTGGGCCGGTACACGGACGACGGTCAGATTGAGTACTGCGGTCGTCTAGACGGCCAGCTGAAGATCCGCGGCCAGCGCGTCGAACCGGCAGAAGCCGAGCATGCCCTGCGCCGGCATGGGCAGGTCCTCGACGCCCATGTGCGGGCCCATCTGTCCGGAAGCGGCCGCCTACTGCTGGTCGCCTACGTCGTGGTCGACGCCGCGTACAGCATGACCGATCCCGTCGGGGAACTGCACAAGTACCTGATGGAGCGTCTACCGGCCCGTTCCGTACCGTCGAAGTTGGTCCTCCTCGACTCTTTGCCCCTGACCGGGCACGGGAAGGTCGACACCAGTCGGCTGCCTACGCCAGGGCGTGCCCGGCCTGATCTCAAGTCGGAGTACCAGGAGCCGAGAGAGCCCCTTGAGCAGGTCATCGCCCGGATCTGGGCCCATGTCCTGGACTTGGACGAGGTGGGCGTGAACGACAACTTCCATGATCTGGGCGGCGATTCGCTGGCTGCCGTCGAAATCTCCTTCATTCTGACAGAGCGGCTCGGCCTCGACTACGACGACCCGCTCATCCCTCGCATCCTCATGGACGGTGACACCGTGGCGCGGTCCGCCGTCATAGCCGCCGAGGCGGGGATCCCAC